A region from the Halichondria panicea chromosome 11, odHalPani1.1, whole genome shotgun sequence genome encodes:
- the LOC135344287 gene encoding uncharacterized protein LOC135344287, translating to KWILQKCELSWHRTQLLECGYVNNPSTCNQGGGCSGLRRDATVSCLLANCSNGEVRLVNSRVESCLNDRWGGVCSVGWTEAMAGLLCSKLGFFNVAVMTTLDPQASSQLECTVSDNENVSCTATSDCDMELGVMCLEQDFVTRLAIAIVDQKDTTNCETMSTSTKVSDHSESQSTVPTTENVSQGSSQNGTIASSATSEVEQPSSEMLGSCPIASLGGVIGLLVVVLLGLAIGLTVTCCVLWKRRSQKQHAEYNTSQRQEFSTIQRQLNNPVYDTSMEPHNAYSSSGPTYEQVANGNQQDHTYSILERDENTNRRSNQLNPIDEEQNYYVVESGRCEGVEGAGCDGVYNEASNYEVPMSSKTDSKVWLCEEEYSTLKH from the exons AAATGGATACTTCAGAAATGTGAACTGTCTTGGCACCGAACACAACTTCTTGAATGTGGCTACGTGAATAACCCTAGTACATGTAACCAAGGTGGAGGTTGCAGTGGTTTGAGGAGAGATGCCACTGTGAGCTGCTTACTAG CAAACTGCAGTAATGGTGAAGTGCGTCTGGTGAACTCGAGAGTGGAGTCTTGTCTCAATGATCGGTGGGGAGGAGTATGCAGTGTAGGGTGGACAGAAGCAATGGCAGGTCTCCTTTGCTCCAAACTAGGATTCTTTAATG TGGCTGTGATGACAACGCTTGACCCACAAGCATCTTCACAACTGGAGTGCACAGTATCCGACAACGAGAATGTCAGCTGTACTGCTACGAGTGATTGTGACATGGAATTGGGAGTGATGTGTCTAGAGCAAGATTTTGTTACCcgactagctatagctatagtggaCCAAAAAGATACTACGAACTGTGAAACAATGTCAACTAGTACGAAAGTTAGTGATCATTCGGAAAGTCAGTCAACAGTGCCGACAACTGAGAACGTTTCTCAAGGAAGTAGTCAAAACGGTACCATTGCATCTAGTGCCACAAGCGAAGTAGAACAACCCTCTAGCGAAATGTTGGGAAGCTGTCCTATTGCCTCCTTGGGAGGAGTGATTGGTCTTCTGGTGGTTGTGCTCCTAGGACTTGCTATTGGATTGACTGTAACTTGCTGTGTGTTGTGGAAACGCAGGTCACAGAAACAGCACGCTGA GTACAATACTTCTCAAAGACAAGAGTTCTCAACAATTCAACGACAACTGAACAACCCAGTATACGATACAAGCATGGAACCACACAATGCATACAGCTCCAGTGGACCCACTTATGAACAAGTTGCCAATGGCAATCAACaagaccacacctactcaATACTTGAGCGCGATGAGAACACGAATCGTCGCTCAAATCAGCTCAATCCTATAGACGAGGAGCAGAACTACTATGTGGTGGAGAGTGgaaggtgtgagggtgtggagggggcgggctGTGATGGTGTGTACAATGAGGCTAGTAACTATGAAGTGCCAATGTCAAGCAAAACGGACAGCAAGGTGTGGCTGTGTGAAGAGGAGTACTCCACACTCAAGCATTGA
- the LOC135344172 gene encoding neurotrypsin-like isoform X2 — MANIISALLGVVTIALVGQLSAIAQSCNSGHVQLSHNTTDNRSYVQYCIDSIWRTLCTRSWLRVEANVVCRQLGYSDQGAIKGVTAFGDIHMGKFFMFSQSSCAGGENTLAECKPTNTLENCRTSENNRQGWVKCIPANCTDGSLRLVGGFNIRQGRVEVCQNKRWGTMCYNQALAGHVCSQLGFPSQAAVSNVISTTSPQVSCTMDTNNRLSCGNITDSGLHVCARGLAVECPSFCETCPNSSTLCMAPSDIIEDQTTTNSSDPTIPSSSISTSAAQNTTMHPRSPITSALGAVIGLLVLLEVGTVIAWVACTVTKKRNSSPTKQRILTKVNESYNGTFLNVSSQDPNYDTVTTIDEAVGDYDVIDNFKPKPRALQISNPPPVTVEASN; from the exons ATGGCGAATATTATCTCAGCACTACTAGGTGTAGTCACTATTGCTTTAGTTGGACAACTCTCTGCAATAGCACAAA GCTGTAATAGTGGACATGTTCAACTATCACATAACACAACGGACAATAGAAGCTACGTTCAGTACTGCATTGATAGTATTTGGAGGACTCTGTGTACTAGATCGTGGTTGCGTGTTGAAGCGAATGTTGTATGCAGACAGCTAGGCTACAGTGACCAAG gAGCCATAAAAGGGGTGACTGCCTTTGGTGACATTCATATGGGAAAGTTCTTCATGTTCAGTCAATCATCGTGTGCTGGTGGGGAGAATACATTAGCAGAGTGTAAACCAACAAACACATTGGAAAACTGTCGCACGAGTGAAAACAACAGACAAGGATGGGTAAAATGCATTCCAG CCAACTGCACTGATGGATCTCTTCGACTGGTGGGTGGATTCAACATAAGACaaggacgagtggaggtgtgtcagAACAAGAGATGGGGTACAATGTGCTACAACCAAGCACTAGCTGGACATGTTTGCTCTCAGCTAGGATTTCCAAGCCAAG CAGCAGTGTCAAACGTAATCAGCACAACAAGCCCACAAGTTAGTTGCACCATGGATACCAACAATAGATTGAGCTGTGGGAACATCACTGACAGTgggttacatgtatgtgctcGAGGTTTAGCCGTTGAGTGTCCATCGTTCTGTGAGACATGTCCTAACTCATCAACATTATGCATGGCACCCTCTGACATAATCGAAGATCAAACTACCACCAACAGCAGTGATCCAACAATCCCAAGCAGTAGTATCTCAACCAGTGCTGCACAGAATACAACCATGCATCCAAGAAGCCCAATCACCAGTGCACTAGGAGCAGTGATTGGACTTCTTGTACTACTAGAAGTAGGGACAGTTATTGCGTGGGTGGCTTGCACTGTCACAAAGAAAAGGAACTCAAGTCCAACAAAacaaag AATTCTAACAAAAGTGAATGAGAGTTACAATGGGACATTCCTGAATGTCAGCTCACAAGATCCTAACTACGATACTGTGACCACAATTGATGAAGCAGTTGGTGACTATGACGTCATTGATAATTTCAAGCCCAAGCCGAGAGCACTCCAGATATCCAATCCACCACCAGTGACGGTAGAAGCCAGTAATTAA
- the LOC135344172 gene encoding neurotrypsin-like isoform X1 translates to MANIISALLGVVTIALVGQLSAIAQSCNSGHVQLSHNTTDNRSYVQYCIDSIWRTLCTRSWLRVEANVVCRQLGYSDQGAIKGVTAFGDIHMGKFFMFSQSSCAGGENTLAECKPTNTLENCRTSENNRQGWVKCIPANCTDGSLRLVGGFNIRQGRVEVCQNKRWGTMCYNQALAGHVCSQLGFPSQAAVSNVISTTSPQVSCTMDTNNRLSCGNITDSGLHVCARGLAVECPSFCETCPNSSTLCMAPSDIIEDQTTTNSSDPTIPSSSISTSAAQNTTMHPRSPITSALGAVIGLLVLLEVGTVIAWVACTVTKKRNSSPTKQSNRILTKVNESYNGTFLNVSSQDPNYDTVTTIDEAVGDYDVIDNFKPKPRALQISNPPPVTVEASN, encoded by the exons ATGGCGAATATTATCTCAGCACTACTAGGTGTAGTCACTATTGCTTTAGTTGGACAACTCTCTGCAATAGCACAAA GCTGTAATAGTGGACATGTTCAACTATCACATAACACAACGGACAATAGAAGCTACGTTCAGTACTGCATTGATAGTATTTGGAGGACTCTGTGTACTAGATCGTGGTTGCGTGTTGAAGCGAATGTTGTATGCAGACAGCTAGGCTACAGTGACCAAG gAGCCATAAAAGGGGTGACTGCCTTTGGTGACATTCATATGGGAAAGTTCTTCATGTTCAGTCAATCATCGTGTGCTGGTGGGGAGAATACATTAGCAGAGTGTAAACCAACAAACACATTGGAAAACTGTCGCACGAGTGAAAACAACAGACAAGGATGGGTAAAATGCATTCCAG CCAACTGCACTGATGGATCTCTTCGACTGGTGGGTGGATTCAACATAAGACaaggacgagtggaggtgtgtcagAACAAGAGATGGGGTACAATGTGCTACAACCAAGCACTAGCTGGACATGTTTGCTCTCAGCTAGGATTTCCAAGCCAAG CAGCAGTGTCAAACGTAATCAGCACAACAAGCCCACAAGTTAGTTGCACCATGGATACCAACAATAGATTGAGCTGTGGGAACATCACTGACAGTgggttacatgtatgtgctcGAGGTTTAGCCGTTGAGTGTCCATCGTTCTGTGAGACATGTCCTAACTCATCAACATTATGCATGGCACCCTCTGACATAATCGAAGATCAAACTACCACCAACAGCAGTGATCCAACAATCCCAAGCAGTAGTATCTCAACCAGTGCTGCACAGAATACAACCATGCATCCAAGAAGCCCAATCACCAGTGCACTAGGAGCAGTGATTGGACTTCTTGTACTACTAGAAGTAGGGACAGTTATTGCGTGGGTGGCTTGCACTGTCACAAAGAAAAGGAACTCAAGTCCAACAAAacaaag TAACAGAATTCTAACAAAAGTGAATGAGAGTTACAATGGGACATTCCTGAATGTCAGCTCACAAGATCCTAACTACGATACTGTGACCACAATTGATGAAGCAGTTGGTGACTATGACGTCATTGATAATTTCAAGCCCAAGCCGAGAGCACTCCAGATATCCAATCCACCACCAGTGACGGTAGAAGCCAGTAATTAA